A genomic region of Sander lucioperca isolate FBNREF2018 chromosome 6, SLUC_FBN_1.2, whole genome shotgun sequence contains the following coding sequences:
- the rab44 gene encoding uncharacterized protein rab44 isoform X3 has translation MSTPSAKKRLGSRRRGANQNEISKNDEFHITDNTFVVECVIPEEKTESLNVLVNPDNLTTETQHPPSPELSGNRRKLGSRRRNKLLHVEDSATESCHEPIEEVEEKTRVKETTVTKQMSLAIQSKKQEVIIQGSEYVSITHEDYIYSAATPKVQYSTTTNCPKTDLESLIPKSENLQADLDENETDSKVVYDSCKLVDTVQEGIDRSDSLRNEEVKESAHLVGISELTSLSVLSCPGVDQQLIDQFNVRQMPEEKLSNVHSVTEKECKERDDNTELLRKDGNLQGNYLVSESHVESVAMQFCTTPEITTEKISPRENTEIEQATISSPKEEFPTDEKQNEHSNLFEVKCAHRSEDAVNNVHEQEVKPTQIKEMPQIDDSSESVIHDATGNSKIISGNLTDKTEVSDTYQSELIVKRTDEFPINQDISIPADKQHEHSKKESNFEAVEQKNKGYYVSDTKKPQISNIEGVDTAPGQIYETKGRQQDDTKPSAEQTGHQDKEGLVSEMESESSLQTLQSEINAPFDFQPQHSDTGFNPIGNRRKLGSSRKNKGRQHVKDSVAESYNVHKEDVESTGDNEAFETRQTLLAIERTSQSSQGSESDIKPATHDSSLYTAIMPGYSSDVQGPTTTNYPEADLESSKTKSENPRDDHDERGTDFKVEVSDKSVGSTLEGTDQSDTLQSQEVTGAHNLEDAVNTVHEQEVKPTEMQELPQIDYASESVIHDATENSEIISGNLADQTEVSDTYQCDLIVKRTGDSPTNQKISNSDKQDEHPTKENNFESLERKNEDCHIYDIKEPQISHIDRVDTALGQIYETEGRVQDDTKPSAEQTGHQDKEGLVSEMESESSLQTLQSEINAPFDFQPQHSDTGFNPIGNRRKLGSSRKNKGRQHVKDSVAESYHEPTEEVVGDTRDNEPLETTEMSLSIEPAVKEKSMETMLEEMDQFDTAQTEDVRDQVKENALVGGDLHSSLTVDQQMIDQSNSTEMPEEELSNVCFVKEENKEGDEDTELFRHDGNVQTHYLVSESCVKSESSLQTLQSEINAPFDSQPQHHDTSLNSFGNRRKLGSSRKNKGRQHVKDSVAESYNVHKEDVESTGDNEAFETGETLLAIERTSQSSQGSESDIKPATHDSSLYTAIMPGYSSDVQGPTTTNYPEADLESSKTKSENPRDDHDERGTDFKVEVSDKSVGSTLEGTDQSDTLQSQEVTGAHNLEDAVNTVHEQEVKPTEMQEMPQIDYASESVIHDATENSEIISGNLADQTEVSDTYQCDLIVKRTGDSPTNQKISNSDKQDEHPTKENNFESLERKNEDCHIYDVKEPQISHIDRVDTALGQIYETEGRVQDDTKPSAEQTGHQDKEGLVSEMESESSLQTLQSEINAPFDFQPQHSDTGFNPIGNRRKLGSSRKNKGRQHVKDSVAESYHKPTEEVVGDTRDNEPLETTEMSLSIEPAVKEKSMETMLEEMDQFDTAQTEDVRDQVKENALVGIDLHSSLTVDQLSKSTAMPDEELPNVCFVIEKENKESDDNRELFRQDGNLQTNYLVSVSRVKSEDIDYSITPEITTDKPNPKEHTEPECSVEQAILLSPKEELSTSEEQKEHVNLSQVRGARHSEDAVNEVHEEEVKPTQMHQIDNFSIKESQSSLQTLHSEMNAPLNSQPFDSYQSIKGQTPTGNRRKFGSNRKNKGLQVKDTTKMSLVTETMRQEELKEQTNLDFKPTGEIRQFRSTVNDEENTEKMSEEGTILSQNVMDSSTIVTTDMPSSSGKDDFVKSKEVTEMENKLIKETENLSQLTGCDTVKMDLTQSPNISVWKDDSDIQNISYHDENVTTKPIAEDVLEQEGAFQVHDTEALSCDKEMNMQQTNDTSQIVGDVTMCVQVSRQDKDGEQFEELTKKDHEAQEMNVSQVITHAELFSASQNKTDTMAPFDIGLEENIQAKPAEDVSEERGISSQQRIQEKTNLDDSEHLQGRSKQKRRKMGSTRQTQLNRKPEEKRGETKESDFNTEADMRNVDKMEAMEDLQISVTAEVSQNEHAKPSLSPKNKEQHETSTVHDNRQKLQRSDLQSIQSNMISDRAYSNTLLPELSASHSKEVVNPVKFVHVTDVRDSESNVDVSVEPSQLDDFTTTEMHITSVSFVSLCETTQSAQNDEKWPESVNVINDQALKLADEPVVADLEIMKSVVRGGAQEEHMSAQASKQEPDKANEEAHTKNLEMKNANLDSTNKRRKMGSTRRSLGSRTKREDMYEKQEEDNEATEVATIVGVLKTESFSGNIGVLQLHEDSGSEQRKEKEFETVEYCHTGESYFKPPQTFEENPVSHGQLVETEHQLTPNYLPTILSTSPKHDLMSESAFGRKRRKMGSHRKSHGHQNYENQTAKGDKITDAQNGSDVRSITDESANKTTEELREESLGPDKISEVNTIDKKPSSNISTSKAAEQPVSEKKPKEVTPVQHPYAEIHLAQESQQKFSLAGNSRAADLQSNTYNVIMVGDSSVGKTSFMKRAQSGKFSLDIPASVGLDSCMWTVVVDGKHVVLQLWDTAGQERFHSMTRQIFHKANAFLLMYDITSSQSFSAISYWASCIQEGAAENVTILLVGNKSDCAERQVKTQEVEVLAKEYNFEFMECSAATGENVVQSLETVARMLSQKVDTREEAMELHKEPNKKKSSGCC, from the exons ATGTCTACTCCAAGTGCAAAGAAAAGACTTGGTTCACGTCGCCGGGGAGCAAACCAAAATGAAATCTCTAAGAATGATGAGTTCCACATAACAGACAATACTTTTGTAGTGGAGTGCGTCATACCAGAAGAAAAAACTGAATCATTAAATGTACTTGTTAATCCTGACAATTTAACAACTGAAACGCAACATCCACCGTCGCCCGAGCTCTCAGGCAACAGAAGAAAACTGGGGTCTCGTCGAAGAAATAAACTACTGCATGTTGAGGATTCTGCGACTGAATCATGCCATGAACCTATCGAGGAAGTTGAGGAAAAAACAAGGGTAAAGGAAACCACAGTTACAAAACAAATGTCACTTGCAATACAATCCAAGAAGCAGGAAGTAATTATTCAAGGGAGTGAATATGTGTCTATAACACATGAAGACTATATTTATTCGGCCGCTACACCTAAAGTTCAGTACTCTACTACAACAAACTGTCCAAAGACTGACCTGGAAAGTTTAATTCCCAAAAGTGAAAATCTGCAAGCAGACCTAGATGAAAATGAGACCGACTCTAAAGTGGTATATGACTCTTGTAAATTAGTGGACACTGTGCAAGAAGGAATTGACAGATCTGACAGTCTTCGCAATGAGGAAGTCAAAGAAAGTGCACATCTTGTTGGCATCTCTGAATTAACTAGTTTAAGTGTGCTTTCATGTCCAGGAGTAGATCAGCAACTCATTGACCAATTCAATGTCAGGCAAATGCCTGAAGAAAAACTTTCCAATGTGCATTCTGTAACAGAAAAAGAGTGCAAGGAAAGAGACGACAACACAGAATTGTTGAGGAAGGATGGAAATTTACAGGGCAACTATTTGGTGAGTGAGTCACATGTAGAATCAGTAGCTATGCAGTTTTGTACCACACCAGAGATAACCACAGAAAAAATCAGCCCAAGAGAAAATACTGAAATTGAACAAGCAACAATTTCATCACCGAAAGAAGAGTTCCCTACAGATGAGAAACAAAATGAGCATTCCAATTTATTTGAAGTAAAATGCGCTCATCGTTCAGAGGATGCTGTAAACAACGTGCATGAACAGGAGGTTAAGCCAACACAAATTAAAGAAATGCCTCAAATTGATGACTCATCTGAAAGTGTGATACATGATGCCACAGGGAATTCTAAAATCATTTCTGGAAACCTGACAGATAAAACAGAAGTCAGTGACACATACCAATCTGAGTTGATTGTGAAAAGAACTGATGAGTTTCCTATCAATCAGGACATTTCAATTCCTGCCGACAAACAGCATGAGCATTCTAAAAAAGAAAGCAACTTTGAAGCTGTAGAGCAGAAAAACAAGGGTTATTATGTATCTGATACCAAGAAACCACAAATCAGCAACATAGAAGGAGTAGACACTGCACCAGGTCAGATATATGAGACTAAAGGCAGACAACAGGATGATACAAAACCAAGTGCTGAACAAACAGGTCATCAGGATAAGGAAGGACTAGTCTCTGAAATGGAGAGTGAATCCTCTTTACAAACCCTGCAATCAGAAATAAATGCTCCTTTTGACTTCCAACCTCAGCATAGCGACACCGGCTTCAACCCCATTGGGAACAGAAGAAAACTGGGGTCTAGCCGAAAAAATAAAGGAAGACAGCATGTCAAGGACTCTGTTGCTGAATCATACAATGTACACAAAGAAGATGTAGAAAGTACCGGGGATAATGAAGCCTTCGAAACAAGACAAACATTATTGGCAATAGAGAGAACAAGTCAATCAAGTCAGGGGAGTGAGAGTGATATCAAGCCTGCAACACATGACAGCTCTTTGTATACAGCCATTATGCCTGGTTATTCTTCTGACGTCCAAGGCCCCACTACAACAAACTATCCAGAGGCTGACCTAGAAAGTTCAAAGACTAAAAGTGAAAATCCTCGAGATGATCATGATGAAAGAGGGACTGACTTTAAAGTGGAGGTGTCTGATAAATCAGTGGGATCCACCCTAGAAGGAACAGACCAATCTGACACTCTTCAGAGTCAAGAAGTCACAGGCGCTCATAATTTAGAAGATGCTGTAAATACAGTGCATGAACAGGAGGTTAAGCCAACAGAAATGCAAGAATTGCCTCAAATTGATTACGCATCTGAAAGTGTGATACATGATGCCACAGAAAATTCTGAAATCATTTCTGGAAACCTGGCAGACCAAACTGAAGTCAGTGACACATACCAATGTGACTTGATTGTGAAAAGGACTGGTGATTCTCCTACCAATCAGAAAATTTCAAATTCTGACAAACAGGATGAACATCctacaaaagaaaacaactttGAGTCCTTAGAGCGGAAAAATGAGGATTGTCATATTTATGATATCAAGGAACCACAGATCAGCCACATAGATAGAGTAGATACTGCACTAGGTCAGATATATGAGACTGAAGGCAGAGTACAGGATGATACAAAACCAAGTGCTGAACAAACAGGTCATCAGGATAAGGAAGGACTAGTCTCTGAAATGGAGAGTGAATCCTCTTTACAAACCCTGCAATCAGAAATAAATGCTCCTTTTGACTTCCAACCTCAGCATAGCGACACCGGCTTCAACCCCATTGGGAACAGAAGAAAACTGGGGTCTAGCCGAAAAAATAAAGGAAGACAGCATGTCAAGGACTCTGTTGCTGAATCATACCACGAACCTACAGAGGAAGTTGTTGGCGATACCCGCGATAATGAACCCCTTGAAACAACAGAAATGTCATTATCAATAGAGCCAGCAGTAAAGGAAAAGTCAATGGAAACTATGCTGGAAGAAATGGATCAATTTGACACTGCTCAGACTGAAGATGTTCGTGATCAAGTAAAAGAAAATGCACTTGTTGGCGGTGACTTACATTCAAGTTTAACAGTAGATCAGCAGATGATCGACCAATCAAATTCCACAGAGATGCCAGAGGAGGAACTTTCCAATGTGTGTTttgtaaaagaagaaaacaaggaAGGAGACGAGGACACAGAATTGTTCAGGCACGATGGAAATGTACAGACCCACTACTTGGTGAGTGAGTCCTGTGTGAAATCAGAATCCTCTTTACAAACCCTGCAATCAGAAATAAATGCTCCTTTTGACTCTCAACCTCAGCATCATGACACCAGCCTCAACTCATTTGGGAACAGAAGAAAACTGGGGTCTAGCCGAAAAAATAAAGGAAGACAGCATGTCAAGGACTCTGTTGCTGAATCATACAATGTACACAAAGAAGATGTAGAAAGTACCGGGGATAATGAAGCCTTCGAAACAGGAGAAACATTATTGGCAATAGAGAGAACAAGTCAATCAAGTCAGGGGAGTGAGAGTGATATCAAGCCTGCAACACATGACAGCTCTTTGTATACAGCCATTATGCCTGGTTATTCTTCTGACGTCCAAGGCCCCACTACAACAAACTATCCAGAGGCTGACCTAGAAAGTTCAAAGACTAAAAGTGAAAATCCTCGAGATGATCATGATGAAAGAGGGACTGACTTTAAAGTGGAGGTGTCTGATAAATCAGTGGGATCCACCCTAGAAGGAACAGACCAATCTGACACTCTTCAGAGTCAAGAAGTCACAGGCGCTCATAATTTAGAAGATGCTGTAAATACAGTGCATGAACAGGAGGTTAAGCCAACAGAAATGCAAGAAATGCCTCAAATTGATTACGCATCTGAAAGTGTGATACATGATGCCACAGAAAATTCTGAAATCATTTCTGGAAACCTGGCAGACCAAACTGAAGTCAGTGACACATACCAATGTGACTTGATTGTGAAAAGGACTGGTGATTCTCCTACCAATCAGAAAATTTCAAATTCTGACAAACAGGATGAACATCctacaaaagaaaacaactttGAGTCCTTAGAGCGGAAAAATGAGGATTGTCATATTTATGATGTCAAGGAACCACAGATCAGCCACATAGATAGAGTAGATACTGCACTAGGTCAGATATATGAGACTGAAGGCAGAGTACAGGATGATACAAAACCAAGTGCTGAACAAACAGGTCATCAGGATAAGGAAGGACTAGTCTCTGAAATGGAGAGTGAATCCTCTTTACAAACCCTGCAATCAGAAATAAATGCTCCTTTTGACTTCCAACCTCAGCATAGCGACACCGGCTTCAACCCCATTGGGAACAGAAGAAAACTGGGGTCTAGCCGAAAAAATAAAGGAAGACAGCATGTCAAGGACTCTGTTGCAGAATCATACCACAAACCTACAGAGGAAGTTGTTGGCGATACCCGCGATAATGAACCCCTTGAAACAACAGAAATGTCATTATCAATAGAGCCAGCAGTAAAGGAAAAGTCAATGGAAACTATGCTGGAAGAAATGGATCAATTTGACACTGCTCAGACTGAAGATGTTCGTGATCAAGTAAAAGAAAATGCACTTGTTGGCATTGACTTACATTCAAGTTTAACAGTAGATCAGCTATCAAAATCTACGGCGATGCCAGACGAAGAACTTCCCAATGTGTGTTttgtaatagaaaaagaaaacaaggaaagCGACGACAACAGAGAATTGTTCAGGCAGGATGGAAATTTACAGACCAACTATTTGGTGAGTGTATCTCGTGTGAAATCAGAAGATATAGATTATTCTATCACACCAGAGATAACCACAGATAAACCCAACCCCAAAGAGCATACAGAACCTGAATGCAGTGTTGAACAAGCAATATTGTTGTCACCAAAAGAGGAGTTGTCTACAAGTGAGGAACAAAAAGAGCATGTGAACTTATCTCAAGTCAGAGGAGCTCGCCATTCAGAGGATGCTGTAAATGAAGTGCATGAAGAGGAGGTCAAGCCAACACAAATGCATCAAATTGATAACTTCTCAATAAAGGAAAGTCAATCTTCTTTACAAACACTGCATTCAGAAATGAATGCTCCTTTGAACTCCCAACCTTTTGACAGTTATCAGAGTATCAAAGGGCAAACTCCCACAGGGAACAGAAGGAAATTTGGGTCAAACCGAAAAAATAAAGGACTGCAGGTCAAGgacacaacaaaaatgtcattgGTAACAGAGACAATGAGGCAGGAAGAATTAAAAGAGCAAACCAACTTAGACTTCAAACCTACTGGGGAAATAAGACAATTTAGATCAACTGTAAATGAcgaagaaaatacagaaaagatGTCGGAGGAAGGCACAATTTTGTCACAGAATGTGATGGACAGCAGTACAATTGTGACAACAGACATGCCTTCAAGCTCAGGCAAAGATGACTTTGTCAAATCCAAGGAAGTTACTGAGATGGAAAATAAACTCATAAAAGAGACCGAGAATCTAAGTCAGCTTACAGGAtgtgacacagttaaaatggaCTTGACACAATCACCGAACATCTCAGTTTGGAAAGATGATTCAGACATACAGAATATCTCATATCATGATGAAAATGTCACCACCAAGCCAATCGCTGAAGATGTTCTTGAGCAAGAAGGAGCCTTTCAGGTCCATGACACAGAAGCTTTATCTTGTGACAAAGAAATGAATATGCAACAGACAAATGATACATCACAAATTGTTGGAGatgtca CAATGTGTGTACAAGTTTCTAGACAGGATAAAGATGGAGAACAATTTGAAGAACTTACAAAGAAAGACCATGAAGCCCAAGAAATGAATGTTTCACAGGTGATCACACATGCTGAACTGTTTTCTGCTTCACAAAACAAAACTGACACTATGGCTCCATTTGACAttggtctcgaggaaaacatcCAAGCAAAGCCAGCTGAGGATGTGTCTGAGGAAAGAGGAATTTCCAGCCAACAACGGATACAAGAAAAAACTAATTTAGATGACAGTGAACATTTGCAAGGAAGATCCAaacagaaaaggagaaaaatggGATCTACTCGCCAGACTCAACTCAATAGGAAaccagaggaaaagagaggtgaaacaaaagaaagtgactttaacACAGAAGCTGACATGAGAAATGTCGACAAGATGGAAGCAATGGAGGATTTACAAATTAGTGTAACTGCAGAGGTGTCACAGAATGAACATGCAAAGCCATCACTGAGTCCTAAGAATAAAGAACAACATGAAACCAGCACTGTTCACGACAATAGGCAAAAGCTACAAAGGTCTGACCTGCAGAGTATACAGAGCAACATGATCTCAGACAGAGCTTATTCAAATACTCTCCTTCCTGAGCTATCTGCCTCCCACAGTAAAGAAGTTGTTAATCCTGTTAAGTTTGTTCATGTAACTGATGTAAGGGACAGTGAGAGTAATGTAGATGTTAGTGTGGAGCCATCACAGCTAGATGATTTTACCACCACTGAGATGCATATCACCTCTGTGAGCTTTGTGTCTTTATGTGAGACCACACAGAGTGCACAAAATGATGAGAAATGGCCAGAGAGTGTAAACGTAATAAATGACCAAGCTTTGAAATTGGCAGATGAGCCTGTTGTGGCAGATTTGGAAATAATGAAATCTGTAGTCAGAGGAGGAGCTCAAGAAGAGCATATGAGTGCCCAGGCTAGTAAACAAGAGCCAGACAAAGCAAATGAAGAAGCTCACACTAAAAATCTCGAGATGAAGAATGCAAATTTAGATTCAACcaacaagagaagaaagatgGGCAGCACACGCAGAAGTCTCGGTTCACGGACAAAACGGGAAGACATGTATGAAAAGCAAGAAGAGGATAATGAGGCAACAGAGGTTGCAACTATTGTTGGAGTTCTAAAGACTGAAAGTTTCTCAGGCAACATAGGTGTGCTACAACTTCATGAAGACAGTGGCTCTGAgcaaaggaaagaaaaggaattTGAAACTGTGGAATACTGCCACACTGGTGAGTCTTACTTCAAACCTCCCCAGACATTTGAAGAAAATCCTGTTTCTCATGGTCAACTAGTAGAAACAGAGCATCAACTAACTCCCAATTATCTCCCCACAATACTATCCACTTCTCCCAAACACGATTTAATGTCAGAATCAGCATTTggtaggaaaagaagaaaaatgggATCTCACCGAAAGTCACATGGAcaccaaaactatgaaaaccaAACAGCAAAAGGGGACAAAATAACTGATGCACAAAATGGGAGCGATGTCAGAAGTATCACAGATGAAAGTGCCAACAAGACAACTGAAGAGCTGAGGGAAGAATCTTTGGGCCCAGACAAAATATCAGag GTTAATACAATTGACAAGAAACCATCATCCAACATCAGCACCTCAAAGGCAGCAGAGCAGCCTGTTAG TGAGAAGAAACCTAAAGAAGTGACTCCTGTTCAACATCCTTATGCTGAAATCCACCTGGCTCAAGAGAGTCAACAGAAGTTTTCTCTGG caGGTAATTCCAGGGCAGCAGATCTGCAATCAAACACTTACAATGTGATAATGGTTGGAGACAGCAGTGTGGGCAAAACCTCCTTCATGAAAAGAGCTCAAAGTGGGAAGTTTTCTTTAGATATACCCGCCTCTGTTG gACTTGATTCCTGCATGTGGACTGTGGTAGTGGATGGGAAACATGTGGTGCTACAGTTGTGGGATACAGCTGGTCAGGAAAG GTTTCACAGCATGACAAGGCAAATTTTCCACAAAGCCAACGCATTTCTCTTGATGTATGACATCACTTCTTCTCAGAGTTTTTCTGCAATCAGCTACTGGGCAAGCTGTATCCAG GAAGGGGCTGCAGAAAATGTGACCATTTTACTTGTTGGCAATAAGAGTGACTGTGCAGAGCGCCAGGTTAAAACTCAGGAGGTGGAAGTTCTTGCAAAG GAATACAACTTTGAATTCATGGAGTGTAGCGCTGCCACAGGTGAAAATGTGGTTCAGTCTTTGGAAACTGTGGCCAG gaTGTTGAGTCAAAAAGTTGACACAAGAGAAGAAGCCATGGAGTTACACAAAGAGCCCAACAAGAAAAAATCATCAGGATGTTGCTGA